One segment of Stomatobaculum sp. F0698 DNA contains the following:
- a CDS encoding ArsR/SmtB family transcription factor, producing MLKTSYICNCDVIHEDIVNDVKSKMQPKDDYIQLASLFKLFGDGTRVQILHALEQSEMCVCDLAVLLGVTKSAISHQLKALRLANLVKFRKEAQIVYYSLADDHVKEIIDKGFEHLWQR from the coding sequence ATGTTAAAAACGTCTTATATTTGTAATTGCGATGTAATTCATGAGGATATTGTGAATGATGTGAAATCCAAGATGCAGCCAAAAGATGATTATATCCAGTTGGCTTCTTTGTTTAAGCTATTTGGAGATGGAACTAGAGTACAAATCTTACACGCTCTAGAACAGAGTGAGATGTGTGTATGTGATCTTGCAGTGCTACTGGGGGTAACAAAATCTGCAATTTCGCATCAGTTAAAGGCATTACGCCTAGCGAATCTGGTAAAATTCCGTAAAGAAGCACAGATAGTTTACTACTCGCTGGCAGATGATCATGTGAAAGAGATTATTGACAAGGGATTTGAGCATCTTTGGCAGAGATAA
- a CDS encoding AAA family ATPase, producing the protein MMIESVRKIKFTGGSFTSATELPIFRNQNERMALVYGRNGSGKTTIAKAFIKVNGGDVSDIDSAALLDENGNPVVQGTDEATRRVYVFNEEYIQRNVRLKEDGLSTIIMLGVQAELEEKIIAAQDALTASENARKQQEEVCNTYSDRSSVLAPAYHRAKMNNALSGDTHWAGRERVIKEYRRNAAVNDSTYNTIISSAPALSEADVESEYRKKYDVLSAAKSGSAAISQSVQVHIPEFRDDDIIMILAERIEKPELTPREEFLLTLVESGQLQKIEETFSNEAVKQCPFCLQPVTEEYKNNLIESIKKVLSRQVEDHKECLSKLIFQQISFDINPFSKLNQSTVNNVKNAVAALNDAIEKCNTEIKKKIANPFEPILGVEFGLQEKRAALESAIRDLEAARVEYNKPFRDISKIRSELQVLNKQRAYYEILPIYETYLKQSKEKEDADSKFEQLKEDALTKKKTLDELLAQKKNIMIAVDVINSNLRYIFFANDRLAIKVKDGVYLLQSNKADVKPNDISLGERNIIALCYFFAEMLSGCAIEDAYTNEVLVVIDDPVSSFDFENKIGIISFLRSQMRKIMCGNRNSKLLVMTHDLPAVFDLEKTFNEIKATAKDEIGTECNYLLLELKNRQLVDFRYKKRHEYSELLKTIYDFAVNGTPDNDMIIGNTMRRALETFSTFVYKKPIDAISCDKDVLSLLGEECYVTYFENLMYRLVLNGESHMEERAKTLVDADFVAVLSPDEKKRTARDILCFMYLLNPVHVKAHLADINDADCQIQGWCSKIKEFT; encoded by the coding sequence ATGATGATTGAGTCGGTTCGTAAAATAAAGTTCACTGGGGGTTCTTTTACATCTGCAACGGAATTGCCCATATTTCGGAATCAAAATGAACGAATGGCTCTTGTGTATGGTAGAAACGGAAGCGGAAAAACCACAATAGCAAAGGCTTTTATAAAAGTTAACGGTGGAGATGTAAGCGATATTGATAGTGCAGCATTGCTCGACGAAAACGGCAATCCTGTGGTGCAGGGAACAGATGAAGCTACGCGGCGAGTCTATGTTTTTAATGAGGAGTATATACAAAGAAATGTTCGTTTAAAAGAAGATGGTTTAAGTACGATAATTATGCTTGGCGTACAAGCAGAGTTAGAGGAAAAAATTATTGCAGCACAGGACGCATTGACGGCTAGCGAAAATGCGAGAAAGCAGCAGGAAGAAGTATGCAACACATATTCAGATAGATCGTCTGTTCTTGCGCCCGCATATCACCGCGCTAAAATGAATAATGCTTTATCTGGAGATACTCACTGGGCTGGCAGAGAAAGAGTAATTAAAGAATATCGTCGTAACGCCGCTGTTAATGATAGCACTTATAATACGATTATCTCATCAGCCCCAGCACTATCTGAAGCTGATGTAGAATCTGAATATCGTAAAAAATATGATGTGCTTTCTGCTGCGAAAAGCGGAAGTGCAGCGATTTCACAAAGCGTTCAAGTTCATATTCCTGAGTTTAGAGATGATGATATTATCATGATCCTGGCAGAAAGAATAGAAAAGCCTGAATTGACACCACGAGAAGAATTTCTACTCACTCTGGTTGAGTCCGGTCAACTTCAGAAAATAGAGGAAACTTTCTCTAATGAAGCTGTGAAACAATGTCCTTTCTGCTTACAGCCAGTTACGGAGGAATATAAGAATAATTTAATTGAAAGTATAAAAAAGGTACTATCCAGGCAAGTTGAGGATCACAAGGAATGCTTATCAAAGCTAATATTCCAACAGATAAGTTTTGATATTAATCCATTTAGTAAACTTAATCAATCGACGGTAAATAACGTAAAAAATGCGGTTGCTGCATTAAATGATGCAATAGAAAAGTGCAATACGGAAATCAAGAAGAAAATTGCCAATCCTTTTGAACCAATATTAGGGGTAGAATTTGGACTCCAAGAAAAGCGGGCTGCGTTAGAGAGTGCAATTAGAGACTTGGAAGCCGCAAGAGTAGAGTACAATAAACCTTTTCGTGATATTAGCAAGATCAGATCCGAATTGCAGGTGTTAAATAAGCAAAGGGCCTATTATGAGATTTTGCCAATCTATGAGACCTATTTAAAACAGTCCAAAGAAAAGGAAGATGCTGATTCCAAGTTCGAGCAATTAAAGGAAGATGCGCTGACCAAGAAGAAGACGCTTGACGAATTACTTGCGCAGAAGAAGAACATTATGATTGCAGTTGATGTAATCAATAGTAATCTTCGCTATATCTTTTTTGCTAATGACAGATTGGCAATAAAAGTGAAAGACGGTGTATATCTGCTCCAGTCAAATAAAGCAGACGTAAAACCAAACGATATATCGCTCGGGGAACGTAATATAATTGCACTCTGTTATTTCTTCGCAGAAATGCTTTCGGGCTGTGCTATAGAAGATGCGTATACAAATGAGGTATTGGTAGTCATCGACGACCCAGTTTCAAGCTTTGATTTTGAAAACAAAATCGGTATCATATCTTTTTTGAGATCGCAAATGCGAAAAATTATGTGTGGAAATCGCAATTCAAAATTATTGGTCATGACGCATGATCTACCAGCTGTATTTGACTTGGAAAAAACCTTTAATGAGATAAAAGCTACCGCAAAGGATGAAATCGGCACTGAATGTAACTACCTCCTTCTGGAATTGAAAAATCGGCAGCTTGTTGATTTCAGGTACAAAAAAAGGCACGAATATAGCGAGCTTTTAAAAACGATTTATGATTTTGCAGTTAATGGTACTCCTGATAATGATATGATAATTGGGAATACAATGCGACGGGCATTGGAGACTTTTTCGACTTTTGTTTATAAAAAGCCCATAGATGCAATATCATGTGACAAGGATGTCTTATCTTTACTTGGTGAAGAATGCTATGTAACATATTTTGAAAACTTGATGTACCGCCTGGTTCTTAATGGAGAAAGCCATATGGAGGAACGAGCTAAAACTCTTGTAGATGCCGATTTTGTTGCAGTCCTCTCTCCGGATGAAAAGAAAAGAACGGCTCGGGATATTTTGTGTTTTATGTATTTGCTGAATCCGGTTCATGTAAAGGCACATTTGGCTGATATAAATGATGCGGATTGTCAAATTCAGGGCTGGTGCAGCAAGATAAAAGAATTCACATAA
- a CDS encoding transposase, with protein MDQVHSIPEHRKGKHLSFEERVVIQTRLKDGWTPNRIAGELGCAPNTVRNEIKRGTVTLYRGNIFRYKTKVGQAAYEKNREACCRRYDLLEKSAFISYVEVHFFEDEWSLDVCAHRTLKDGTFESMKVFL; from the coding sequence ATTGACCAAGTACATTCTATACCTGAACACAGGAAGGGTAAACATCTTTCATTTGAAGAACGTGTTGTCATTCAAACTCGTCTCAAAGATGGATGGACACCCAACAGGATCGCCGGAGAGTTAGGTTGCGCGCCAAACACCGTTCGTAACGAGATCAAACGCGGTACCGTCACTCTTTATAGAGGCAACATCTTCCGTTACAAGACGAAAGTCGGGCAGGCCGCCTACGAGAAGAATCGTGAAGCTTGTTGCCGTCGCTATGATCTTCTTGAAAAGAGCGCATTCATCTCTTATGTAGAAGTGCACTTCTTTGAAGACGAATGGTCGCTGGATGTCTGTGCCCACCGCACTCTGAAGGATGGAACGTTCGAGAGTATGAAAGTTTTTCTGTAA
- a CDS encoding GNAT family N-acetyltransferase, whose amino-acid sequence MKQYEAEQSPEILEKLIQLSAQWAAEQSCYGYYPNTEADIEGKRIFLAEDEDGIEAYLLGKIETAKNMKSIMPEGTLYFEVEELYVVLEKRSQGIGEALFRFAEETIKKDVQFIVLSTASKTARRFYIFTWMNWGYSSGVRGYLRR is encoded by the coding sequence ATGAAACAATATGAGGCAGAGCAATCCCCGGAGATACTGGAAAAACTGATACAGCTGTCCGCGCAGTGGGCGGCGGAACAGAGTTGCTACGGCTATTATCCGAATACGGAAGCGGACATCGAGGGAAAGCGGATTTTCCTCGCGGAGGATGAAGACGGAATTGAAGCGTACCTGCTCGGCAAGATTGAGACCGCGAAGAACATGAAATCTATCATGCCGGAGGGAACCCTGTACTTTGAAGTTGAGGAGTTGTATGTTGTTCTGGAAAAGCGCTCGCAGGGAATCGGCGAAGCGCTGTTTCGCTTTGCAGAAGAAACAATCAAGAAGGATGTGCAATTTATCGTGCTCAGTACTGCGAGTAAGACAGCAAGGCGATTTTACATTTTCACTTGGATGAACTGGGGATACAGCTCCGGAGTGCGAGGTTATTTAAGAAGATAG
- a CDS encoding IS256 family transposase translates to MAKREKKPVHKVVMTEGKRQIIQQLLQEYDIETAEDIHDALKDLLGGTIKEMMEAEMDDYRNGYKEKTVNSSYGSMRIDVPQDRKSTFEPKVLKKRQKDISDIDQKIISMYAKGMTTRQISATLMDIYGFEASEGFISDVTDKILHPILYIDAIHYSVRDNGIIRKMAAYVILGISCEGKKDVLTIEVGNNESAKYWLAVLNSLKNRGVKDILIISADGLTGIREAIQTAFPKTEYQRCIVHRVRNTLKYVSDKDRKAFANDLKTIYNAPNEEQGRANRDRITEKWSEKYPNAMKRWERDWDVITPIFKFSANVRIVIYTTNAIESLNATYRKLNRQRSVFPSAQALLKALYPATFEATKKWSMTIRNWGQVYGELSIMYEDRLPE, encoded by the coding sequence ATGGCAAAAAGAGAAAAGAAACCCGTCCACAAAGTCGTGATGACCGAAGGCAAACGCCAGATCATCCAGCAACTCCTACAGGAATACGACATTGAGACTGCCGAGGATATCCATGATGCTCTAAAAGACCTGCTCGGCGGCACCATCAAGGAGATGATGGAAGCCGAAATGGATGACTACCGTAACGGCTACAAGGAAAAGACTGTCAACTCCAGCTACGGTTCTATGCGAATCGACGTCCCGCAGGACCGCAAGTCCACGTTTGAGCCTAAAGTCTTAAAGAAGCGGCAGAAAGACATTTCTGACATCGATCAGAAGATCATCTCCATGTATGCCAAGGGGATGACCACCCGCCAGATCTCTGCCACACTCATGGATATCTATGGTTTTGAGGCCTCTGAGGGATTCATATCGGACGTGACGGATAAGATCCTGCACCCCATCCTCTACATCGATGCAATCCACTACTCGGTTCGGGATAATGGGATTATTCGGAAGATGGCGGCTTACGTCATACTCGGGATCAGCTGCGAAGGAAAGAAAGATGTCCTGACAATCGAGGTCGGCAATAACGAGAGTGCTAAGTACTGGCTGGCCGTCCTCAACAGCCTTAAGAACCGTGGGGTTAAGGATATCCTGATTATCTCAGCTGACGGGCTGACTGGGATCCGCGAGGCGATCCAGACGGCTTTCCCGAAGACAGAATATCAGCGCTGCATCGTCCACCGGGTCCGGAACACGTTAAAATACGTGTCAGACAAAGACCGCAAGGCCTTCGCCAATGACCTTAAAACGATCTATAATGCTCCCAACGAGGAACAGGGGCGCGCCAACCGGGACCGAATCACAGAGAAGTGGTCGGAGAAATATCCGAACGCCATGAAACGCTGGGAACGCGACTGGGATGTCATCACTCCGATCTTCAAGTTTTCCGCAAATGTGAGAATCGTCATCTACACGACGAACGCAATCGAGAGTCTGAACGCCACATACCGCAAGCTGAATCGTCAGAGAAGCGTTTTCCCCAGTGCCCAGGCTCTTCTGAAGGCCCTGTATCCGGCCACCTTTGAAGCCACGAAAAAATGGAGCATGACAATCCGGAACTGGGGGCAGGTTTACGGCGAGCTGTCGATCATGTACGAAGACCGGCTTCCCGAATGA
- a CDS encoding MATE family efflux transporter — MSKDEYLITDAPLKALTVFAMPLILGSFFQQVYNMADSIIVGQFVGSSALAAVGACAALTNVFICVALGAGVGAGVLVSRYFGAKEYDKMKTIVSTSLISFLLLSICLGIIGFCFSRRMLRVLQTPDDILDTAVLYLRVYFVGFPFLFMYNILSSMFTSIGESKIPLGLLIFSSAFNIGLDYRMVAGLGLGVFGAALATLIAQGISAVLSLLIFLKRMKRYQGSFRRFDRQELQSMLRIAVPSVLQQSTVSVGMMIVQAVVNPFGTQALAGYAATMRVENVFSLIFVSIGNAVSPFVSQNLGAKKTERIRKGYRAALLLDACFALLAFLIIESLHTRISELFLGRDGTELAYRVSGEYMKWLGYFFLFMGIKMATDGVLRGLGKMLLFLLANMVNLAIRLSVALLFAPRFGIAFVWLAVPAGWFANFLISYIALRKAWPERKVQA, encoded by the coding sequence ATGTCAAAAGATGAATATTTGATTACAGATGCGCCGCTCAAGGCGCTGACCGTTTTTGCGATGCCGCTGATTCTCGGCAGCTTCTTTCAGCAGGTCTACAACATGGCCGATTCCATTATAGTCGGTCAATTTGTGGGATCGTCTGCCCTCGCTGCGGTCGGTGCCTGTGCGGCGCTCACGAATGTCTTCATCTGTGTGGCCCTCGGCGCAGGTGTCGGTGCCGGTGTGCTGGTGAGTCGCTATTTCGGGGCCAAAGAATACGACAAGATGAAGACCATCGTGTCGACTTCGCTTATCAGCTTTTTGCTGCTCAGCATATGCCTCGGCATCATCGGCTTTTGCTTTTCGCGGCGGATGCTGCGCGTCTTACAGACGCCGGATGATATCCTGGACACGGCGGTGTTGTATCTTCGTGTCTATTTTGTCGGTTTTCCGTTTTTGTTCATGTACAATATTCTCTCGAGCATGTTCACGTCCATAGGCGAATCCAAGATTCCGCTGGGACTTTTGATTTTTTCCTCGGCTTTCAATATAGGGTTGGATTACCGAATGGTGGCGGGACTGGGACTCGGCGTGTTCGGCGCAGCGCTTGCGACATTGATTGCACAGGGCATTTCCGCAGTGTTATCGCTTCTTATTTTTTTGAAGCGGATGAAGCGCTATCAGGGAAGTTTTCGTCGCTTTGACAGGCAGGAATTACAGTCCATGCTGCGGATTGCGGTCCCGTCTGTACTCCAGCAGTCCACCGTCTCCGTCGGGATGATGATTGTTCAGGCGGTTGTGAATCCCTTCGGAACCCAGGCACTCGCAGGGTATGCGGCTACCATGCGGGTCGAGAATGTCTTTTCGCTGATTTTTGTTTCCATCGGCAATGCGGTTTCTCCCTTTGTCTCCCAGAACCTCGGTGCCAAGAAGACGGAGCGGATTCGGAAAGGGTATCGTGCCGCACTGCTGCTGGATGCATGTTTTGCTTTACTTGCGTTTCTGATCATTGAAAGCTTGCACACACGCATTTCCGAGCTGTTTTTGGGTAGGGACGGAACAGAACTCGCGTATCGGGTGTCCGGAGAATACATGAAGTGGCTCGGCTATTTCTTTCTTTTCATGGGAATTAAAATGGCGACGGACGGCGTGCTTCGCGGACTCGGTAAAATGCTCCTGTTTCTCCTTGCAAACATGGTGAATCTCGCGATTCGCCTCTCGGTCGCCCTGCTGTTTGCGCCGCGTTTTGGCATTGCTTTTGTCTGGCTTGCGGTTCCGGCAGGTTGGTTTGCGAACTTTTTGATCTCTTATATCGCGCTCAGGAAGGCGTGGCCCGAAAGGAAAGTGCAGGCCTAA
- a CDS encoding helix-turn-helix domain-containing protein, giving the protein MAKKAMDKLITRKEAASILGISVKTLDAARTDGLISYVQYVENGCVYFKEVGIQEYIAKCTHRAKPMERATTYCEPRSFRR; this is encoded by the coding sequence ATGGCGAAGAAGGCGATGGATAAACTGATTACAAGGAAAGAGGCAGCCAGCATACTGGGAATCAGCGTAAAAACACTGGATGCTGCAAGAACAGACGGTTTGATCTCCTATGTTCAGTATGTGGAAAACGGCTGCGTTTATTTCAAAGAAGTGGGGATTCAGGAGTACATTGCAAAATGTACGCACCGTGCAAAACCGATGGAACGTGCTACGACATATTGCGAACCTCGAAGCTTTCGGCGGTGA
- a CDS encoding NAD(P)-dependent alcohol dehydrogenase has translation MKGYAMLKIGESGWIEKERPQCGPMDAICRPLAVAVCTSDVHTLWEGAIGDRHNMILGHEGCAEVVEVGSLVKDFKPGDRVLVPAITPDWNSLEAQAGYSMHSGGMLAGWKFSNFKDGVFSEFFHVNDADGNLAKLPDNINTVDACMLSDMVPTGFHGVELADVQFGDTVLVIGIGPVGLMSVAGANMRGASRILAVGTRKVCVEAAKGYGATDFISYKDGPIYEQVLAMTNGKGVDKIVIAGGGVETFAEAVKCLKPGGKVGNVNYLGSGDSIEIPRTEWGVGMGHKMINGGLMPGGRLRMEKLGALVAAGKLDVSPLSTHVFDGWDHMEEALFLMRDKPADLIKPVVKLAD, from the coding sequence ATGAAGGGTTACGCAATGCTCAAAATCGGAGAGTCCGGCTGGATTGAAAAGGAGCGTCCGCAGTGTGGTCCTATGGACGCCATCTGCCGCCCCTTGGCAGTTGCGGTTTGTACCTCGGACGTTCACACGCTTTGGGAAGGTGCCATCGGCGACCGTCACAACATGATCCTCGGTCACGAGGGTTGCGCGGAAGTGGTCGAGGTCGGCTCCCTCGTCAAGGACTTTAAGCCGGGTGACCGTGTCCTGGTTCCGGCAATCACCCCGGACTGGAACTCCCTGGAGGCACAGGCGGGCTATTCCATGCATTCCGGCGGCATGCTGGCAGGCTGGAAGTTCTCCAATTTCAAAGACGGCGTTTTCTCCGAGTTCTTCCATGTGAACGATGCGGACGGAAACCTTGCAAAGCTTCCGGACAACATCAACACGGTAGATGCCTGCATGCTCTCCGATATGGTCCCGACCGGATTCCACGGCGTTGAGCTCGCGGATGTCCAGTTCGGTGATACGGTTCTTGTCATCGGCATAGGTCCGGTCGGTTTGATGTCGGTTGCGGGTGCGAACATGCGCGGTGCGTCCAGAATCCTTGCTGTCGGAACCCGTAAGGTCTGCGTAGAGGCAGCGAAGGGCTACGGCGCAACAGATTTCATCAGCTATAAGGACGGCCCGATTTACGAGCAGGTGCTGGCTATGACCAACGGCAAGGGCGTTGATAAGATTGTCATTGCAGGCGGCGGTGTTGAGACCTTCGCGGAGGCAGTCAAGTGCCTGAAGCCGGGCGGCAAGGTCGGTAACGTGAACTATCTCGGCTCCGGCGATTCCATCGAGATTCCGCGCACCGAATGGGGCGTGGGCATGGGGCATAAGATGATCAACGGCGGTCTGATGCCGGGCGGACGTCTCCGCATGGAGAAGCTCGGGGCGCTGGTTGCGGCAGGCAAGCTGGATGTGAGCCCGCTCAGCACCCACGTTTTTGACGGCTGGGATCACATGGAAGAGGCGCTGTTCCTGATGCGCGACAAGCCGGCCGATTTGATTAAGCCTGTTGTGAAGCTGGCTGACTAA
- a CDS encoding Rossmann-like domain-containing protein, translating to MQDLKEIYERLGKLYETEREEMPVLDEFILEYRWFMCADTRGRVSQCLRVGKEKSPEAYQAVLSKELGMPVDLVIKTFLESGDETLREPLVALLNLMSKPFNTAERLSEQGIVREPGLQFPYDVSGKKVGIIGYGLYNQFFLGKCEEFHAFDLRPEKGLLNYRIGREGMKVYPEGIHWHLGKSAIDYAEVLKTLDMVIMTGCTIVNDSYRDILACCEKAEVRGIYGPSNELCPAYLFNRGYNFIFSASVRDKESYLQAQLAPLPVGEDLKFMDLYILRRK from the coding sequence ATGCAAGATTTAAAAGAGATATATGAACGGCTCGGAAAGCTATACGAAACCGAGCGGGAAGAAATGCCGGTTTTGGATGAGTTTATCCTTGAGTACCGCTGGTTCATGTGCGCAGATACGAGGGGCCGGGTCTCGCAGTGCTTACGTGTGGGGAAGGAGAAGAGCCCGGAGGCGTATCAGGCTGTATTGTCAAAAGAGCTCGGAATGCCGGTTGATCTGGTAATTAAAACGTTTTTGGAATCGGGAGACGAAACGCTTCGAGAGCCGCTTGTCGCACTGTTGAATTTGATGAGTAAGCCCTTCAACACCGCAGAGCGACTCTCAGAGCAGGGAATTGTGCGCGAGCCGGGATTGCAGTTTCCCTATGATGTTTCGGGCAAGAAAGTCGGCATTATAGGCTATGGACTTTACAATCAGTTTTTCCTCGGAAAATGCGAGGAGTTTCATGCCTTTGATTTACGACCGGAGAAGGGACTTTTGAATTACCGCATCGGGAGAGAGGGCATGAAAGTCTATCCGGAGGGAATTCACTGGCACCTCGGGAAGAGTGCCATCGACTATGCGGAGGTGCTAAAGACTCTGGATATGGTTATTATGACGGGATGCACGATCGTCAATGACAGTTACCGGGATATCCTGGCCTGCTGTGAGAAGGCAGAGGTACGCGGTATTTACGGCCCGAGCAACGAGCTTTGCCCTGCATATCTCTTTAATCGCGGCTACAATTTTATTTTCAGTGCCTCGGTACGAGATAAAGAGAGCTATTTGCAGGCGCAGCTTGCGCCGCTACCCGTGGGGGAGGATTTAAAATTCATGGATTTATATATTCTGCGCCGGAAATAA
- a CDS encoding ImmA/IrrE family metallo-endopeptidase: MLYDMKSKPEYEANIVAAEILMDSDEVLRYIYEYGYTAEQIASAMSTDINLVVLKVAHLATLGYNLHALEHKSNFLK, translated from the coding sequence ATGCTTTACGATATGAAATCCAAACCTGAATATGAAGCCAACATCGTAGCAGCAGAAATCCTGATGGACAGCGATGAAGTCCTTCGCTACATCTATGAATATGGATACACCGCCGAACAGATTGCCAGTGCGATGTCCACTGACATCAATCTGGTTGTGCTGAAGGTAGCACACCTGGCCACCCTTGGCTATAATCTGCACGCACTGGAACATAAGAGCAACTTTTTGAAATAA
- a CDS encoding CobW family GTP-binding protein: MISGFLGAGKTTFIRELVRRNAGEIAVFENEYGSVGVDGDVLKNSAETGQVNIWEMAEGCICCSMKGDFTASVLTIANTVDSDYLVIEPTGVGMLSNVIESLNRITYERIQILKPLTLVDGLSFQRYRAKYTELYLDQIRNASYLAITKMEQASAEEVRHLIGELRKINPSAEICPTHYKDADDAWWEQLLRSAADVGEPKSELRSATPQTETQLPDTFSMEKAYVGAPEPFLLFLEALIRGRYGNIIRAKGLIPAGACALRFDVADGRYSVRLEDPDSAVQETDQNAVAVFIGHGIAKQAIRRVIHQKNIAQRGKIRFTAAVNQR, from the coding sequence GTGATATCGGGTTTCCTCGGCGCCGGCAAGACTACCTTTATTCGGGAGCTTGTCCGGCGCAACGCCGGGGAAATTGCCGTATTTGAAAACGAATACGGATCCGTCGGTGTAGACGGAGATGTATTGAAGAACAGTGCGGAGACGGGACAAGTCAATATCTGGGAAATGGCAGAAGGCTGTATCTGCTGTTCGATGAAGGGCGACTTTACTGCCTCTGTATTGACGATTGCGAACACGGTGGATTCCGACTATCTTGTGATTGAGCCGACCGGCGTGGGCATGCTGTCCAATGTCATAGAGAGCCTGAATCGCATCACCTATGAGCGCATTCAGATCTTAAAGCCACTGACTCTGGTGGACGGCCTCAGTTTTCAGCGCTATCGCGCCAAATATACGGAACTCTATCTGGATCAGATTCGCAATGCCTCGTATCTTGCAATTACCAAGATGGAACAGGCATCCGCGGAAGAAGTGCGGCATTTAATCGGCGAATTGCGGAAGATTAATCCGAGTGCCGAGATATGCCCGACGCATTATAAAGACGCGGATGATGCATGGTGGGAGCAACTCCTACGCAGCGCGGCCGATGTAGGCGAGCCGAAGTCGGAGCTTCGAAGTGCGACGCCGCAAACGGAAACGCAATTACCGGATACGTTTTCGATGGAGAAAGCCTATGTAGGCGCTCCGGAACCGTTTCTACTGTTTCTGGAAGCGCTGATACGTGGGCGCTACGGAAATATCATTCGTGCCAAAGGCCTGATTCCTGCAGGGGCTTGCGCGCTTCGCTTTGACGTGGCGGACGGACGCTACAGTGTGCGCCTCGAAGATCCCGACTCTGCCGTACAAGAGACAGATCAAAATGCCGTCGCGGTCTTCATAGGGCACGGAATCGCGAAGCAGGCGATACGCCGTGTGATACATCAAAAGAACATCGCGCAGCGCGGAAAGATACGCTTCACCGCCGCGGTAAATCAGAGATAA